From Desulfobulbaceae bacterium, a single genomic window includes:
- a CDS encoding class I SAM-dependent methyltransferase, translating to MDLAELKILDGNRHPWEVSRTSTLRHLFNSLHLNTEHKKILDIGCGDGYTVSELFNTNQPVIDAVDTSLSEELIAEFSARHPSISFHHSTNSLKKEFYDIVTIFDVIEHTKDDVAFLKEMYTLAAPGAIFILTAPAFNRLYSNHDSFLGHHRRYNKKQLEEVLRSGGLNLMSSGYIFSSLLLFRTASVGWGKLSPGNKEFSGVTTWRYGKSFTSLIARFLATENKITLWLNRYGITIPGLSVWAICRKPQ from the coding sequence ATGGATTTAGCTGAATTAAAAATTTTAGACGGCAACAGACATCCATGGGAAGTCTCGCGCACCAGCACCCTTAGGCATTTATTTAACTCTTTACATCTGAACACAGAGCACAAAAAGATTCTTGATATTGGCTGCGGCGACGGATACACGGTTTCCGAGTTATTCAACACCAACCAGCCCGTAATTGACGCTGTTGACACAAGCCTATCAGAAGAGCTTATTGCGGAATTTTCCGCACGACACCCTTCTATCTCCTTCCACCACTCTACAAATTCCCTTAAAAAAGAGTTCTATGATATCGTCACAATTTTTGATGTCATTGAACACACCAAGGATGATGTTGCATTTTTAAAGGAGATGTATACTCTTGCCGCGCCAGGTGCTATTTTCATCCTTACAGCACCCGCCTTCAACCGGCTTTATAGCAATCACGATTCTTTCCTTGGGCATCATCGCCGATACAACAAAAAGCAACTTGAAGAGGTTCTCCGTTCTGGAGGGCTCAACCTGATGAGCTCTGGATATATTTTCAGTTCCTTGCTTCTTTTCCGCACAGCCTCTGTGGGCTGGGGGAAATTAAGCCCTGGGAATAAAGAGTTCTCCGGAGTCACAACTTGGCGATACGGAAAGTCCTTCACTTCTTTGATTGCCCGTTTTCTGGCAACAGAAAACAAAATCACACTGTGGCTGAATCGTTACGGCATTACTATTCCAGGACTGTCTGTATGGGCGATATGCAGAAAACCGCAATAG